A genomic region of Melopsittacus undulatus isolate bMelUnd1 chromosome 5, bMelUnd1.mat.Z, whole genome shotgun sequence contains the following coding sequences:
- the LOC101870170 gene encoding coiled-coil domain-containing protein 134 isoform X1, giving the protein MDLLFLCPVLLVLLLSRGSFTDLEKQRLDSGLEIYKKLFEVKRKDQMNALKNLIELNDINQQYKIIDIMLKGLFKVLEDSRAVLIAADVPPDGPFPQDEKIKDAYSHVVENTAFFGDVVLRFPKIVHHYFDRNSNWNSLIRWGIGFCNLTGVFEQGPHSQVLGLMAQELGISEKSPDYRNPFKVDHSEFFPSTDTFQKALREEEKRRKKEEKRKEIRKGPRISRSQSEL; this is encoded by the exons ATGgatcttctcttcctttgccctgtcctgctggtgctCCTGCTGTCCCGGGGCAGCTTCACTGACCTGGAGAAACAGAGGCTGGACTCTGGCTTGGAGATCT ATAAGAAGCTGTTTGAGGTGAAGCGCAAGGACCAGATGAACGCACTAAAGAATCTGATCGAGCTCAACGACATCAACCAGCAGTACAAAATCATTGACATCATGCTCAAGGGGCTCTTCAAA GTGCTAGAGGACTCCCGGGCTGTGCTCATCGCTGCCGACGTGCCTCCCGATGGACCATTCCCTCAGGATGAGAAGATAAAGGATG CATACTCCCACGTGGTGGAGAACACGGCCTTCTTTGGAGACGTCGTCCTGCGCTTCCCCAAGATTGTGCACCATTACTTTGACCGCAATTCCAACTGGAACAGCCTCATCCGCTGGGGCATTGGCTTCTGCAACCTGACAGGCGTGTTTGAGCAGGGACCCCACTCCCAGGTCCTGGGGCTG ATGGCTCAGGAGCTGGGAATCAGTGAGAAATCACCCGATTACCGCAATCCCTTTAAAGTGGACCACTCTGAG TTTTTCCCCAGCACCGACACCTTCCAGAAAGCACTGCGGGAGGAGGAGAAGcggaggaagaaggaggagaagcgGAAGGAGATCCGCAAGGGCCCGCGCATCTCCCGCTCGCAGTCGGAGCTGTAG